In one window of Oncorhynchus kisutch isolate 150728-3 linkage group LG16, Okis_V2, whole genome shotgun sequence DNA:
- the LOC109881315 gene encoding 2-acylglycerol O-acyltransferase 2-A-like isoform X1, with translation MKILFAPLNIPLRRRLQTAAVLQWVFSFLALAQCCLAGYVLLCVSDWWVLAALYAGWLYLDRDTPTSGGRRSEWLRNWSVWKHFRDYFPLNLIKTVDLDPGSNYIFGFHPHGVLVAGGFGNFCTEASGFTSLFPGMTPYLLMLPFWFRVPFFRDYIMCGGLVSSEKASLSYLLSAPRGGNVAVVAIGGAPEALDARPGALTLQILHRKGFIKLALKHGAQLVPVFSFGENELFDQMTNPAGSPLRWLQDHLQRLMGVALPMFTGRGVFQYSFGLLPYREPIHTVVGRPIPVVQTPSPTKDDIDCLHSLYLEGLTTVFEDNKDNYGIAPDKHLHFI, from the exons CCCAGTGTTGTCTAGCAGGGTATGTGTTGCTGTGCGTCTCTGATTGGTGGGTTCTGGCGGCGCTGTATGCTGGTTGGCTGTATCTTGACAGGGACACACCCACCAGCGGGGGTCGGAGGTCAGAGTGGCTTCGGAACTGGAGCGTCTGGAAACACTTCAGAGACTACTTCCCTCTAAAT CTCATAAAGACGGTGGATCTGGACCCTGGTTCTAACTACATCTTTGGGTTCCACCCCCATGGTGTTCTGGTGGCGGGGGGTTTTGGGAACTTCTGTACGGAGGCGTCAGGGTTCACCTCGCTGTTCCCCGGAATGACCCCCTACCTCCTGATGCTGCCATTCTGGTTCAGAGTACCCTTCTTCAGAGACTACATCATGTGTGGAG GTCTGGTATCCAGTGAGAAAGCCAGCCTGTCCTACCTGCTCTCAGCTCCTAGAGGAGGTAATGTGGCGGTGGTGGCTATAGGGGGCGCTCCAGAGGCTCTAGACGCCCGGCCAGGTGCTCTCACCCTTCAGATTCTACACCGCAAGGGATTCATCAAACTTGCGCTAAAACACGG GGCCCAGCTAGTACCTGTGTTCTCCTTTGGGGAGAATGAGCTCTTCGACCAGATGACCAACCCTGCCGGATCGCCGCTCCGCTGGCTCCAGGACCACTTGCAAAGGCTCATGGGAGTTGCGCTGCCAATGTTCACCGGACGAGGAGTGTTCCAATACAGCTTCGGTCTACTGCCCTACAGAGAGCCCATACACACTGTTG tgggtAGGCCTATTCCAGTGGTCCAGACCCCCTCTCCCACTAAAGATGATATAGACTGTCTCCATTCTCTCTACCTGGAGGGCCTCACTACGGTGTTTGAAGACAACAAGGACAACTACGGCATTGCACCAGACAAACACCTCCACTTCATCTAG